Within Magnetospirillum sp. WYHS-4, the genomic segment CCCGGCGGGCGGCGGGGCAGCCGGACCGGCCGGAGGACCGCGGCCTGTTCGAGGCCCTGCGGGCGAAACGCCTGGCGCTTGCGCGCGAACAGGGGGTGCCGCCCTACGTCATCTTCCACGACAGCACCCTGCTGGAAATGGCCGCGGCCCGGCCGCGCAGCCTCGACGACCTGGGTCGTCTGAACGGAGTGGGATCGGCCAAGCTGCAACGCTATGGCAAAGCCTTTCTGGACGTCGTCGGCGGGCACCAGGAGAGCTACCCGGCCTAACCCTGCGCCCGGCGTCCGGCGATGAGGAACGACAGCGTTCCCAGCGCGCCGAAGGCGGCGGCAGCCGTCAGGTTGGCGGTGGGGGCGATGTTCCACAGCCAGGCGCCGACAAGGGCCGCGACAGCCACGAAGGCGTCGCGGATCAGGTAGTAGAGGCCGAAGACCGCCGGCTTGTGGCCGTCGGGCGCCAGATCGAGGATGAGGGCCTTGCGGGCCGGTTCGCCGAATTCCTTCAGGCCGCGCAGGACGAAGACCGGCACCAGCCAAAGGAAGGA encodes:
- a CDS encoding HRDC domain-containing protein produces the protein RRAAGQPDRPEDRGLFEALRAKRLALAREQGVPPYVIFHDSTLLEMAAARPRSLDDLGRLNGVGSAKLQRYGKAFLDVVGGHQESYPA